GCTGGCCCGAAGGGTGAGCGCCAGCGAATCAAACAGGCTGAAAAAGCGGAGTTTACGTTCTGTAAATGAGCATTTTCATCGGACTCGCGCTCGAGACTGTTTCCAACGCAGTTATGCCGACGCGCAGCAGATGTTCAGCCGAGGCCGGCTTCGGCTCGGTACCTGGCCGCCTCGTCGACCAGCCAGTCGCGGAAAGCGCCCAGGGTCGCCGATTCCACCTTGCGCTCGGGAATCATCAGGTAATAGGCATTTTCGCTCAAATAGGCATGTTGCATCGGCACGATCAGTCTTCCATCGGCCAGCTCGTGCTGGATCAGCATCGGCGGGATCAGCGCCACGCCCATGCCATGCATCGCCGCCTGGGCGAGCATGGAGAACAGCTCGTAGCGGGTGCCGCTCATGTCGTGCGCCACGCTCATGCCCAGCGACCCGAACCACTGGCGCCAGGCGTAGGGCCGGGTGGTCTGCTGCATCAGCGGCAACTCGGCGATCTGCGCCGCCGACAGCGCCATGCGCCCACCCAGCAGCTCCGGGCTGCACACCGGCACCGGGTTCTCGTGCATGAGGAAGTTGGCCACCGTACCGGACCACGCGCCATCGCCGAAATACAGCGCGGCGTCGAACTCGGTGTCGGCGAAGAGGAAGGGCCGGGTGCGGTTGGTCAGGTTGACCGTGATTTCCGGGTGCAGGCGCTTGAAGTCCTTCAGCCGCGGCAGCAGCCACTGGGTGGCGAAGGTCGGCACCACCGCCAGTTCCAGCGTACCGCCGCCCTGCTGACCCATCACCGCCAGGGTGTCGCGCTCCACGGCATCCAGGCGCTGGGCGACGCGGCGGCTGTAGTTGAGCCCCGCCTCGGTCAGCTTCACCCCGCGCCGCGAGCGGCGGAACAGCTCGACACCGAGGAACTCCTCCAGCGCGGCGATCTGCCGGCAAATGGCGCTCTGGGTCAGCGACAGCTCGTCGGCAGCCTTGGTGAAACTCTCGTGGCGGGCGGCGGATTCGAAGGCGACCAACGCCGCGGTGGTCGGAATCTTGCGTCGCATCGAATGCCTCTTCGGAATATCGTGATGCACAGGATTCGCTGCGAATGCCTTAAACATAGGCATAAGCGTGGAGCAGCACATCAATCATGCAATTACGGAGTGACAAAATAGCACAACAGCGTGCGAATTAGTCGGTTGCCCGGCTTCCCGACGGCTGACTAGGATGGCCCACACCGCACCCGCCTAGACTTGTCGGGTCCTTCATTGTCTGTTCGAGGTTCTCCAATGGCCACCAAAGCAAGCTTCAACTGGGAAGATCCGCTGCTGCTGGATCAGCAACTCACCGAAGAAGAGCGCATGGTGCGCGACAGCGCCTACCAGTTCGCCCAGGACAAGCTGGCCACCCGCGTGCTGGAAGCCTTCCGCCACGAGCAGACCGACCCGGCGATCTTCCGCGAGATGGGCGAGACCGGCCTGCTCGGCGCGACCATCCCCACCGAATACGGCGGCAGCGGCCTGAACTATGTGTGCTACGGCCTGATCGCCCGTGAAGTCGAGCGTGTCGACTCCGGCTACCGCTCCATGATGAGCGTGCAGTCCTCCCTGGTGATGGTGCCGATCAACGAGTTCGGCAACGAAGCCACCAAGCAGAAATACCTGCCGAAACTGGCCAGCGGCGAATATATCGGCTGCTTCGGCCTGACCGAGCCGAACCACGGCTCCGATCCGGGCTCGCTGATCACCCGCGCCCGCAAGGTCGACGGCGGCTACCGCCTGACCGGCAACAAGATGTGGATCACCAACAGCCCGATCGCCGACGTCTTCGTGGTCTGGGCCAAGGATGACGAAGGCCAGATCCGCGGCTTCGTCCTCGAGAAGGGCTGGGAAGGCCTGTCCGCACCGGCGATCCACGGCAAGGTCGGCCTGCGCGCCTCCATCACCGGCGAGATCGTGATGGACAACGTGTTCGTCCCCGAAGAGAACGCCTTCCCCGAAGTGCGCGGGCTGCGTGGCCCGTTCACCTGCCTGAACTCCGCCCGCTACGGCATCTCCTGGGGCGCCCTGGGTGCCGCCGAAGCCTGCTGGCACACCGCTCGCCAGTACACCCTGGACCGCAAGCAGTTCGGCCGCCCGCTGGCCGCCAACCAGCTGATCCAGAAGAAGCTGGCCGACATGCAGACCGAGATCACCCTCGCCCTGCAAGGCTGCCTGCGCCTGGGCCGGATGAAGGACGAAGGCACCGCCGCCGTCGAAATCACCTCGATCATGAAGCGCAACAGCTGCGGCAAGGCCCTGGACATCGCCCGCATGGCCCGCGACATGCTGGGCGGCAACGGCATCTCCGACGAGTTCGGCGTGGCCCGCCACCTGGTCAACCTGGAAGTGGTGAACACCTATGAAGGTACTCACGACGTCCACGCGCTGATTCTCGGCCGCGCCCAGACCGGCATCCAGGCGTTCTTCTAAAGCCAATGCCCCGCCTGTAGGAGCCAGCTTGCTGGCGATCGGTGAATCACCGGCTTCGCGAGCAAGCTCGCTCCTACAAAGTGCTCGTCACCCAGCAAAGGAATCCCGCGATGTCCGGTGCCCTTTCCCATATCCGCGTCCTCGACCTCTCCCGCGTACTCGCCGGCCCCTGGGCCGGGCAGATCCTCGCCGACCTCGGCGCCGAGGTGATCAAGATCGAGCGCCCGGAACTCGGCGACGACACCCGCCACTGGGGCCCGCCGTTCCTCAAGGACGCCGACGGGCGCGACACCAGCGAGGCGGCCTACTTCCTGTCGGCCAACCGCAACAAGAAGTCCGTCACCGTCGACTTCACCCAGCCGGAAGGCCAACGCATCGTCCGCGAACTGGCGGCGAAATCCGACGTGGTGCTGGAAAACTTCAAGGTCGGCGGCCTCAAGGCCTATGGTCTGGATTACGAATCGCTGAAGCAGATCAACCCGAAGCTGATCTACTGCTCGATCACCGGCTTCGGCCAGAGCGGGCCCTACGCCAAGCGCCCGGGCTACGACTTCATGATCCAGGCCCTCGGCGGCCTGATGAGCGTCACCGGCCGCTCCGAGCATGAGGAAGGCGCGGGTCCGGTGAAGGTCGGCGTGGCGCTGACCGACATCCTCACCGGCCTGTACTCCTCCACCGCCGTGCTCGCCGCCCTCGCCCATCGCGACGTCAGCGGCATCGGCCAGCACATCGACATGGCCCTGCTCGACGTACAGGTCGCCTGCCTGGCCAACCAGACCCTGAACTACCTGACCACCGGCATCCCGCCGCGCCGGCTGGGCAACGCGCACCCGAACATCGTGCCGTACCAGGACTTCCCGACCGCGGATGGCGACTTCATCCTCACCGTCGGCAACGACGGGCAGTTCCGCAAGTTCGCCGAACTGGCCGGCCACCCCGAGTGGGCCGACGACGAGCGCTTCGCCACCAACAAGGCGCGGGTCGCCAACCGCGACGTGCTGATCCCGCTGATCCGCCAGTCCACGGTGATGCGCACCACCGCCGAATGGATCGAGATCCTCGAGCGCGCCAGCGTGCCGTGCGGCCCGATCAACGACCTGTCGCAGGTCTTCGCCGACCCGCAGGTGATCGCCCGCCAGTTGCGCGTGGACCTGCCGCATCCGCTGGCCGGCAGCGTGCCGCAGGTGGCCAGCCCGATCCGCCTGTCCGAAACGCCGGTTGAATACCGCAACGCCCCGCCGACCCTCGGCCAGCACACGGCGGAAATTCTCGAAGGCGTGCTCGGGCTCGACGGTGCCGCGCAAGTGAAACTGCGGGAAAGCAAAGTGATCTGACAGACTGTTCGCCCCCTTGCGAACGATCAGCCCGGCTTTCCCAAGGCCGGTTCTTGCGCCACGGGTAGTCACGGCCCCGTGGCGTATTTTTTTGTTTCCCCCGACGCCGATCCCTGCAGGAGCCAGCTTGCTGGCGAAAGGAGCTTCGCGAGCAATCTGGCTCCTGCAGGTTTGTGGCCGCGTACGATCTGTGCTCGGGCGCAGGAGCGTCCGCCGGTGTGTGGGATCGAGCAGTTCCCCTTCCTAGCAGATCAATGGCCAACGCCAGGCTTGGGCGATCCCGCCGACGCCGCTATAATCGCCCCTTCAAGCGGCCGTCCGGCCGCTCCCGCCTTCCGTTCGAGGGGCGCTGCAGCAGGCTAGCGCCTGTTTCGGATCTTGTAGGCCGCAGAGTTTTTTCTGCGCCGCCCGAGCAGATCCGAATCAGGCTCCACCTGTCAGGCTCGAACGGAGCGCGCTCACAGGGCCGTTTCCCCGCCCTGTCAACGCACCAACGGCGCCCATTCGCACACAAACGAATGGAGAACTCTTCATGAGCGCTGTCATGACGCCTGCCGGTTTCACCGACTTCAAAGTCGCCGACATTTCCCTGGCCGCCTGGGGCCGTCGCGAGCTGATCATCGCCGAGTCCGAAATGCCGGCTCTGATGGGCCTGCGCTGCAAGTACGCCGCCAGCCAGCCGCTGAAAGGCGCGAAGATCCTCGGCTGCATCCACATGACCATCCAGACCGGCGTGCTGATCGAGACCCTCACCGCGCTGGGCGCCGAAGTGCGCTGGTCGTCCTGCAACATCTTCTCCACCCAGGACCAGGCCGCCGCCGCCATCGCCGCCGCCGGTATCCCGGTCTTCGCCTGGAAGGGCGAGACCGAGCAGGAGTACGAGTGGTGCATCGAGCAGACCATCCTGAAAGATGGCCAGCCGTGGGACGCCAACATGGTGCTGGACGACGGCGGTGACCTGACCGAGATCCTGCACAAGAAATACCCGCAGATGCTCGAGCGCATCCACGGCGTCACCGAAGAGACCACCACCGGCGTGCACCGCCTGCTCGACATGCTCAAGGCCGGCACCCTGAAAGTCCCGGCGATCAACGTCAACGACGCCGTGACCAAGAGCAAGAACGACAACAAGTACGGCTGCCGTCACAGCCTGAACGACGCCATCAAGCGCGGCACCGACCACCTGCTGTCGGGCAAGCAGGCCCTGGTGATCGGCTACGGCGACGTGGGCAAGGGCTCCGCCCAGTCCCTGCGCCAGGAAGGCATGATCGTGAAGGTTTCCGAAGTCGACCCGATCTGCGCCATGCAGGCCTGCATGGACGGCTTCGAGCTGGTCTCCCCGTACAAGAACGGCCTGAACGACGGCACCGAAGCCAGCGTTGACGCCGCCCTGCTGGGCAGGATCGACCTGATCGTCACCACCACCGGCAACGTCAACGTCTGCGACGCCGGCATGCTGAAAGCGCTGAAGAAGCGCGCCGTGGTGTGCAACATCGGTCACTTCGACAACGAGATCGACACCGCCTTCATGCGCAAGAACTGGGCCTGGGAAGAGGTCAAGCCGCAGGTGCACAAGATCCACCGCACCGGCGCCGGCGACTTCGATCCGGCCAACGACGACTACCTGATCCTGCTGGCCGAAGGCCGCCTGGTGAACCTGGGCAACGCCACCGGCCACCCAAGCCGCATCATGGACGGCTCCTTCGCCAACCAGGTGCTGGCGCAGATCTTCCTGTTCGAGCAGAAGTACGCCGACCTCTCCGCCGAGAAGAAAGCCCAGCGCCTGACCGTCGAAGTACTGCCCAAGAAGCTCGACGAGGAAGTCGCCCTGGAGATGGTCAAGGGCTTCGGTGGCGTCGTCACCCAGCTGACCAAGCAGCAGGCCGATTACATCGGCGTGACCGTGGAAGGCCCGTTCAAGCCGGACACCTACCGTTACTAACAGCAGCTGCAAGCGATAAGCCGCAAGCTGCAAGCCAGGTCGCTCCTGCTTGCAGCTTGGAGCTTGCAGCTTGAAGCTGAGAAGAGAACCTTCTCCTATGTCCCAAGAACGCCGTTTCAGCTTCGAGTTCTTCCCCGCCAAGACCGAAGCCGGCCATGAAAAACTGCTGGCCACCGCGCGCCAGCTGGCCACGTACAAGCCCGACTTTTTCTCCTGCACCTACGGAGCCGGCGGCTCGACCCGCGACCGCACCCTGACCACCGTGCTGCAGCTCGACGGCGACGTGCAGGTACCCACCGCCCCGCACCTGTCCTGCGTCGGCGACACCAAGGCCGAACTGCGCGCCCTGCTCGCCCACTACAAGGACGCCGGCATCCGCCGCATCGTCGCCCTGCGCGGCGACCTGCCCTCGGGCATGGGCATGGCCAGCGGCGAGCTGCGCTACGCCAACGAACTGGTGGAATTCATCCGCGCCGAAACCGGC
This Pseudomonas sp. ATCC 13867 DNA region includes the following protein-coding sequences:
- the gcvA gene encoding transcriptional regulator GcvA, which gives rise to MRRKIPTTAALVAFESAARHESFTKAADELSLTQSAICRQIAALEEFLGVELFRRSRRGVKLTEAGLNYSRRVAQRLDAVERDTLAVMGQQGGGTLELAVVPTFATQWLLPRLKDFKRLHPEITVNLTNRTRPFLFADTEFDAALYFGDGAWSGTVANFLMHENPVPVCSPELLGGRMALSAAQIAELPLMQQTTRPYAWRQWFGSLGMSVAHDMSGTRYELFSMLAQAAMHGMGVALIPPMLIQHELADGRLIVPMQHAYLSENAYYLMIPERKVESATLGAFRDWLVDEAARYRAEAGLG
- a CDS encoding acyl-CoA dehydrogenase; the encoded protein is MATKASFNWEDPLLLDQQLTEEERMVRDSAYQFAQDKLATRVLEAFRHEQTDPAIFREMGETGLLGATIPTEYGGSGLNYVCYGLIAREVERVDSGYRSMMSVQSSLVMVPINEFGNEATKQKYLPKLASGEYIGCFGLTEPNHGSDPGSLITRARKVDGGYRLTGNKMWITNSPIADVFVVWAKDDEGQIRGFVLEKGWEGLSAPAIHGKVGLRASITGEIVMDNVFVPEENAFPEVRGLRGPFTCLNSARYGISWGALGAAEACWHTARQYTLDRKQFGRPLAANQLIQKKLADMQTEITLALQGCLRLGRMKDEGTAAVEITSIMKRNSCGKALDIARMARDMLGGNGISDEFGVARHLVNLEVVNTYEGTHDVHALILGRAQTGIQAFF
- a CDS encoding CaiB/BaiF CoA transferase family protein — its product is MSGALSHIRVLDLSRVLAGPWAGQILADLGAEVIKIERPELGDDTRHWGPPFLKDADGRDTSEAAYFLSANRNKKSVTVDFTQPEGQRIVRELAAKSDVVLENFKVGGLKAYGLDYESLKQINPKLIYCSITGFGQSGPYAKRPGYDFMIQALGGLMSVTGRSEHEEGAGPVKVGVALTDILTGLYSSTAVLAALAHRDVSGIGQHIDMALLDVQVACLANQTLNYLTTGIPPRRLGNAHPNIVPYQDFPTADGDFILTVGNDGQFRKFAELAGHPEWADDERFATNKARVANRDVLIPLIRQSTVMRTTAEWIEILERASVPCGPINDLSQVFADPQVIARQLRVDLPHPLAGSVPQVASPIRLSETPVEYRNAPPTLGQHTAEILEGVLGLDGAAQVKLRESKVI
- the ahcY gene encoding adenosylhomocysteinase translates to MSAVMTPAGFTDFKVADISLAAWGRRELIIAESEMPALMGLRCKYAASQPLKGAKILGCIHMTIQTGVLIETLTALGAEVRWSSCNIFSTQDQAAAAIAAAGIPVFAWKGETEQEYEWCIEQTILKDGQPWDANMVLDDGGDLTEILHKKYPQMLERIHGVTEETTTGVHRLLDMLKAGTLKVPAINVNDAVTKSKNDNKYGCRHSLNDAIKRGTDHLLSGKQALVIGYGDVGKGSAQSLRQEGMIVKVSEVDPICAMQACMDGFELVSPYKNGLNDGTEASVDAALLGRIDLIVTTTGNVNVCDAGMLKALKKRAVVCNIGHFDNEIDTAFMRKNWAWEEVKPQVHKIHRTGAGDFDPANDDYLILLAEGRLVNLGNATGHPSRIMDGSFANQVLAQIFLFEQKYADLSAEKKAQRLTVEVLPKKLDEEVALEMVKGFGGVVTQLTKQQADYIGVTVEGPFKPDTYRY